Part of the Desulfobacterales bacterium genome, GGGTGCTCAACCGGAACCGGCTCTTCCTACCCCTATCACCGTGTGATCTGGAAGTTTTAAAACACCGGTAATGTTACCTGGCTGAATGGCTTCGGCTGGAGGCGTCACCGGTGGTGCCACAGCCGGCGGAGGCGTTGACGGTTCGGGCTCCGAACTCAACGGCGCAAAGCGCCGATCGATTCTTCCCGTTTCCGCCTTTACCCGCTCAATCATTTTGGTGAAGGCTTCCTCCAGCGATTTCTCCATGACAACCACCTGCCCCTGCGTCATGATCAGCCGCTTCAATTCTGGGATCTTCAAGGTCGTCGACGACTTAAGATAAACGGGTTGAATGTAGATGAGCATCCTTCCGATGGGAAAAATGATCATATTGCCGCGCGCCACCTGAGAGCCCACCTGGTCCCACAAAGTCAGCTGCTGGGACACCATCGTGTCCTGGTTGATGAGGGAATTAATCTGCGCGGGTCCATAAACCAGCTCTCCTTTCGGAAAGCTGTAAATAATCAATTTCCCGTAACTCGACGCGTCGGACCCCGCCAGCGCCATTGCTCTCAAGTTGGCGCGACCCTTGGGCATAATCGGAGATACCAGAACAAAATCAAAGCGATTGGGCTCGATCATGTCGAGCGTGAGGTAATAGGATCGGGTCGCCTGTTGTTTTTCGGAACCAAGCTCGGGAATACCGACTTCCCAGATATCCTCCTGCTGGTAAAAGACCGCGGGATCCGTTTGGTGATATTTGGCATAGATGACCATCTGTATATCAAAAAGATCCTTCGGATAGCGCACCTGAGACCGCAGTTCCGGCGGCATCTGACCGGCATCCTTGAAAAGTCCGGGATACATTCGTCGATAGGCATTGATGACGGGGTCTTGCGTGTCAAAAATATAATAATTCACGGTTCCGTCATATGCATTGACCACCACCTTGACTGAATTTCTAATATAATTCAACCGGTTGGCGCCAGATCCATGAGTGGCCGAATTGGGGTAGAATTGAGAGGTTGTGTAGCCATCCTGCATCCAGTACAGATTGCTTTTTGTAACAACGGCATAAGGATCACGGTCCAGCACTATATAAGGCGTAATCGTTCGAATCCGCTCCTGTATGTTGCGCCGAAAAAGAATTCTGCTTTTTTTATTGGTCTTTGTGGTAAAAAAGACGTCCGAATCTTTCAGAAAATAGGCAAACATCAACTTTCTCAAGGCGGAATTGATAAACACGCCCTTTGATCCCTCATAGGCTTCCGTAACATTGGCATCCCCCTTCGGATAACCGAATTCTCCCGCATCGTTCGGAACGATCACATAAGGATAGTTATTCAGCATGCCGAAATATACCGCCGGTTGCTCGATTTTGAAGCCGAACTCCGACTCGAGCGGGATTCCTTTGAGAAACCAGGTCATCGGCTCATCCCCCCCCTGCCCGGCGGGGGTCATCACCGCGCCATATCCATGGGTGTACACCAGGTGGTCGTTCACCCAGTTTCGGGCGCCCTTGGGCAGTTCGGCAGTGTTCATCTCCCGGACGGCCAGAAAAACCTGCTGATTATTGCCCCGAACGTTGTAGTGACTGACATCGACCTTATCAAAATCATAATAGGTGCGCAGCTCCTGTAACTGCTCGTAAACGTCATTCAGGAGCTCTCCGTCCCAAACGGGAATGTTTCGAAAAATTCCCTGAACCATCTTCTCGTCAATGCCTTCGGGAACCACCGCGGGAGTGACTTGACGCATCTCGACACGCTTCAAATTGTAGGCGGACAGTGTGGCGTCTATATTGTTCATGAGATAAGGGGTTTGTTTGGAGATGGCATTGGGATTGACCCAGTAATCATTGGCGGCTTTTGGAAGTATTCCCGAATAACGCGCGCCCAATGCCAGTGAAAAGAGAACCGCTGAAACAATGACGACCTTGATTCCCTTTCGCGTCAGAACAAAATAGGCGGCCGAAATCGCCGTAACGGCCAGCAGAAAAATGCTCGCATATAGGAAAGGCAGAATGACGCGCATCTCGGCGTATCCCGGTCCCGAGAAGAGCGGTTCGTAAATGGCGGTATAAAGTAAGCCGTAGCGCTGCAGGAAAAAATCCCATATTTCTATCCCGAAAACGCAAAGGACCAGAAAGCAGACGTGGAAGGTGGCTCCCTTTGGAAGCCCCTGTTCCTGTGCTTTGAGTAACCGGCGCTCCAGCCAATAGAGGAAAAAAACACCGGCCGACAAAACGGCGAAGGAGATGACGATTCGCCTTTGAAGCAACGAATAAATCGGAAATGAAAAAAGGTAGTAACTGATGTCTTTTCCGTATACCGGATCCGGAATAGCGGCTTGAGGTCCGAAAACAAACAGGAGAAAGGCCTCCCAATGCTCAAATAACGGCAATGCGATCACAATGGCCAGAATCAGGGAAACGGGAATATAAACAAGCATGGACCCGGTGCGGAACATCTCCAACACATGTCGATAGGTCTTGGTCCGCGGTTTGGATTCTTCCGCAGGGGTACTGCCGGTGCCCAGATACCGCGAAGCCATCCAAAAGTTGAAAAAGAAAATGAAGAAAAAGAGCGCGGTGACGATCAGAAACACCAAGTAACGATAGAGCAGCCGCTGTAGGAAATAAAAGGCGTACCCCAGTGAGTCAAACCACCAGTAATCCACCAAAAAGTCGATGGTAAAGAAACTGCTGATCAACAAAAGAGCGCCCAGCAAGAAAAATACGCCGACAACTGTTCCCAACCTTCGCCTCACCCACCCCATTCTGCCATCCTTATGATCCATTTTCGTCAACCCCTCTGAACGAACATAAAAAGCTTCCGGCAAAACCGGCTTCCGTGTAACACGGTTAATAATCCCACATTCGAATAAAGGTTTCCAGAAATTTCATGGCGCGTATCTTGTCGATATTGGGCCGCAAGGTTTTTCCCGTCACCTCTTTTTATGGCCATGATCATGGTTTCGGCCACGCCGGGGTGTTTTTTCCAGACCGGCAGGAACTCGCTGTCGCGCAAACAGCCTGCCGCTCTTCCAAAAACACCCCGGCGCAGCCTCCCGGCCGTGGAAAATTGGCCGAAACGATATTCAAGGCCTATTTTATTTTCCCCGTCATAAGGGTCAATGTTAATCCCCCATGATGAAACGGACGCGGTGTAAAGGGTAAAGGAAACCGGCGATCAACCGCGGCAACCGGTGATAGCAGGGCAAACCGCCACCCCTTAAAATCGGCCTTTAATTTTTGGCCGATCTTTCCGAGCAACGCCGCGCTCTCCTGGATGCTTCCCAGTCGCCTGCCATAGGGCGGATTCAAGACGATCACGCCAGGCCCGTTGTTTTCCCCCATCCCAGGCAGGGTTGCCGGCGACATATCAAAAAAATCCATAGGACGCACCTGAACCATATTCAGCAGATCATGGGTGGACAGGCATTCGGTCAAACGGCGACAAGCAGATATAGAAATATCCGACGCCATGATGGGCGCTGTTTTCCCGTCAAAAACCTGAGCTTGCGCTTTCCTGCGCAGGTAAGCCCATTGCTGCTCTCGAAAGGCGGGCCATCCCATAAAGGCAAAGGCTCTGAACCAGCCGGGCGGAATGTTTCGTGCCATCAGGGCAGCTTCCAGGGAAAAGGTGCCTGAGCCGCACATGGGATCGAGCAAGGTTAGATCCGGTCTGTAACCGGCTATCCGTAAAATGGCTGCAGCACTGGTTTCCCGTAAGGGTGCGCTTCCGCCATGGGTTTTTAGTCCCCGTTTATAAAGCGGTTCGCCGGAAGCATCGAGGGACAGGGTAAACCGATCCTCAACCGCCCGAACAAAAATGCGTTGGCTAAAAAGCGCATGTTCCCGATTCCGGCTGCTGCCAAGGCGAGTGAATACCCCCCGCTCGATTCGCTCCGCAATCGCGCCCGTGTGGTTCAGGCGGGACTGTTTGGCGGTAACGCTTATCTCAACGGTAAATCCGGGATATATAAAAAGCTCCCAGGGAATTTCCGCCCCTTTTTTTTCCAGCGCCGCAAAACCGGTGGCTTTAAATTCGCCTATCCGCATCAGGATCCGCGTGGCGATGCGGGAATGCAAATGGAATAAAAAGCAATCCGGCAGGCGACCGGTGAATTCAACCCCGCCCGGAAGGATACGCAGATTTTCCCTGTCCATGCCGAGTTCCAAAAGCTCATCCGCACAAATCGACTCCATGCCAGGCGCACAGATGGCAAAAAATAAATGCGCCTCGCCCACCACATGTCGTTTGATCCGCCGGGTCAGGGCCGGGGGCGGCAGCGGCGGCAAATGGTCATTGCTTTGGGAAGGCTGCTCTGATAGGAAAGTCGTCATATTTTATGTCTTTTGAAATTCGTTCTTATCACCCGCATGGCGGTGGAAGGCGCGCCACTCCCCCTTTGTGTTCACGGGCTGAACCAAAAAGAGAAGCGATGGCACCCGCAACTGTAATTTTTAAAAAAGCGCGTTATGACGCCGCCTTAACATCAATCGTGGCTGAGATGCTCGACGCGCTGCTGGGCAACTCCTTACAGCCCGGCATGCGGGTTTTGATCAAACCCAATTTGCTCATGGCGTCGCGTCCCGAACGGGCCATCTGCGCCCATCCGCTCGTCGTGCGCGCCGCCGCTGACTATGTTCTGCAAAAAGGCGGCCACTGCCGCATCGGCGACAGTCCGGGCATCGGGTCCTTTGAAAAAATACTAAAAGATGGCGAATATCACCAGGCATTGAGCGACCTTGACGTCACGATCGCGCCGTTTACTGTCTCAACGAAAATCGATATCGGCCCGCCCTTCGGCCGAATTGATCTATGCGCCGATGTAGCGGATGCCGATCTGATCATCAATATCGCTAAATTAAAGTCCCATGTCCAGATGCGTTTAACGCTCGGGGTAAAAAATCTCTTCGGCTGCGTGGTGGGGCTCAAAAAAACCGAGTGGCACATGCGCGTCGGTGTGGACCGTAATCTTTTTGCCCGCCTTCTCGTGCAGATTTGCCAAACAGTTCATCCCGCCGTGACCTTGGTGGACGGAATTCTGGCATTGGAAGGGCAGGGACCCGGAAAAAGCGGAACCCCCCGGCCCATCGGCGTGCTGATCGGCGGGAATAATCCGTTTGCCGTTGATGCGGCAATCTGCCGAATGCTCGGCACAACGCCGGATACCGTGCCGACCCATCAAGCGGCCAAAGCCCTAGAGCTGGTTCCCGATATCATTCTAACCCTCGGGGACGCGCCAATGGTAACCGGTTTTCAGTTCCCGGTCATCGCGCCCCTGGAATTCGGACCGAAGCTGTTTCGCAAATTCATGCGAAGGCATTGGGTTCAGCGCCCGGTCGTAAATTCAGCCGCATGCAGCCTGTGCGGCAAATGCCACCGGCATTGCCCGGCCGGTGCCATTCAAATTCACCGCCAGCAACTTCAATTCGATTATGATCGCTGCATTCGGTGCTACTGCTGTGTTGAAATTTGCAAGGAAGGCGCTCTGAGTACACGGGAAACGCCGGCCGGAAAGCTGCTTCGGCACCTCACTGCTGCCGGCGCCAGGCTGCGGGCACGAATGCACCACATGCATTCGGGCGGTTCCCGTCGTTGCGATAATGATCCGACCGCCGGGCAATCACGTTGACATTCGTCCGGCATTTTTGTATTTGTTTCTAACTTCTCGGACTCTCTACATGAAAGGAAAGGGTGAACGCTATGGCAGGAATAAACAAGGTTATTCTAGTGGGGCGATTGGGCAGGGATCCGGAAATCAAATATTTCCCGAGCGGAGACGCGGTTTGTAATTTCAGCATCGCCACATCTGACACCTGGAAAGATAAAGACACCGGTGAAAAAAAGGAAAAAACGGAGTGGCATAAGATCGTCGCTTTCCGGAAACTCGCCGAGACTTGCGGCAAATACCTGTCCAAAGGCTCAATGGTTTATATCGAAGGAAGGCTGCAGACGCGATCCTGGGAAAAGGATGGCATTACCCGGTATATGACTGAAATTGAAGCCCTCAATATGCAAATGCTGGATCGTAAAGAAGGCACCGGCAACGCCGGGAGACCAGCGGGCAACGATTACGGCCAGCAACTCCCCCCATCGCACTTCCCAGAAGCACCCGAAGATGATATTCCATTCTGAATTGTTTTTTTATATCAATCTACAAAAAAAGCTTTCGCAAAAGGGAGATAGACGGTTATCCCCCTTTTGCCTTTCCAGAACAAAAGAAAACGAAGCGCTTTGCCGAGAAAAGGATCTTCATGATGCAACCCCCTACTTATGAGGAACTGGCGCAGCGCGTGATCATTTTGGAACAAAACGAGGCGGCGCTGTTGCGTATATTTGCCGCGGCGCCGATTGGACTCGGACTGAGTTCAAACCGGAAATTCGTTCGGGCCAATGACCCGTTATGCCTCATTACCGGTTACTCTCGGGAAGAACTGATCGGAATGACGGAACGATCGCTTTATTTTGACCGAAAAGAATATGAGCGGGTTAGCCGGGAAATCATGCAACAGCTTCAAACCAATGCGCGAGGCAGTGTGGAAACCAGATGGCGCAGGAAAGACGGTCTCGGCGTGGAGATCCTTTTGCGTTGCAGCCCGACAGACCCGACGGATTCGATGGACAACCTCTCTGTCGTTGTTCTGGATATCACCGAACATCGACGCGCGGAAGCGGCGAGACAAAACAGCGAAGCGCAATTCCGATCTCTTTTTGAATTTGCGCCCAATCCTATTTGCCTTGAAGAAATTAAAGGCGGCGCGATACAGGCCAACCGGGCCATGTGCGATCTGTTCGGATATTCGAAAAAGGAATTGGCGGAAAAATCGTTTAAAGACCTAATGCATCCGGATGATGTGTACGCATGGATTCAAAAACGGGAGCTAATCCTTAAAGGAGACCTTCATTCAAGCCAGTTTGAAAAACGGTATCTCGACAAAAAAGGGGCGATCATCTGGGGCATCACCGCGCTGTCTTTGCTAAGAAAAACGGATGAAACCCCTCTTTTTTTCACGATTCAAATTCAGGACATTACGTATATTAAACGATTGGAAGAGCAACTGCTTCAGGCGCATAAAATGAAGGCTATCGGGACGCTTGCTGGCGGTATTGCCCATGATTTCAATAATTTATTAATGGGAATACAGGGCAGAGTCTCTCTGTTGCTTCTGGATGCAAACCAGGGGGAAGCCTCGTATGAGCACCTGAAAAAAATAGAGGCCCATATTCGTCGGGCGGCCAACCTCACACACCAGTTGCTCGGTTTTGCCAGAGGGGGAAATTACGAACTTCTGCTCACCGACTTATCCGGTCTGATTCGAAAAGAAGCCGACATGTTCGCCCGCACCCGAAAAGACCTGACCGTTCGGGTGACGCTCTCGGAAAATCTTTGGCCGGCAAAGGTTGACCCCGCGCAAATCCGCCAGGTGCTGCTCAACATTTATATCAATGCGTCGCAAGCCATGCCGGACGGTGGCACGCTGACCGTTAAAGCGGAAAATGTTCAAATCACCCCCTTGGATAACAAGCCGCTGGAAATCGGCCCCGGAAAATTCATTCGAATATCCATAACGGACACCGGCGTGGGAATGGACCCCGGCACGAAACAGCGTATTTTCGAACCCTTTTTTACGACCCGAAATTTGGGAAAAGGCACCGGATTGGGACTCGCATCCGCCTATGGCATCATTCGACATCATGGCGGTTTTATAAATGTATGCAGCGAAAAAGGGCGCGGAACCACCATGTCGGTGTATCTGCCCGCGGAAGATCTGGAAAGGCCAAAAGAAAGGACACCATCAACAAAAACAATAAAGAGCCGCAGGGGCATTTTGCTGGTCGATGATGAAGAAATCATCATTGAAATCGGGGAGCAGATGATTCGCCGGCTCGGTTACACCGTCTTGACCGCAGCATCGGGACAAGCCGCCGTTAACCTCTATTCGGAAAATAGGGAAATCATCGATCTGGTCATTCTGGATATGATCATGCCGGAGATGAGCGGGGAGGAGACACTCAATCAGTTGATGGGGCTTGATCAAAACTTAAAAATAATTATTTCAAGTGGTTATAGTATCAATGGGAAGGTGTCGGACTTGTTGAAATGCGGTGCGATCGGATTCATTCAAAAGCCCTTTAACATGACGCAGTTGGCCGAAGCGCTTCACAACGCCGTACCGATTGCCGAATAATGTCGGGGTTGCCTTCGGTTATCAGCCGAGCGCGTCATTGATTCCGCTTTTTCGTCAATCAGATGCATCGGAATCGGATTTTCGATCTATCTTTTCGGTCGGTTTATTCTCCGTCTCATTCGTGGCTTTTTTAAAATTTTTAATGGCTTTGCCCATTCCCGCACCAATTTCAGGCAATTTGCCCGCACCGAAAATAATCAGGATTATTACCAGAATAATAATTAATTCAGGCATTCCAATTCCAAACATATCCGCTCCCATTCCTTACGGGTTGCTTTCCTCGAGATCCCTTAGCAACCGTAAAAATTCTTTTGATTTGGTATGTTGATCAAGCGCGCTTTTATACTCGATCCATGCTTGCCAGCTTTTCATCCACACCTCGTTGTGCCAATAACAATCCGAATCCCCCCCGCCTTTTAGGCGCTCAATATAATCAATATATTCCTCAGCGCAACTAAAACAAAAGCGATAGGGAACACGCAATAGCTTTTCGGCGCCGATCTCATCCCGTTCCGCCGTGTCGACATGAATTCCACATTTTTCGCATTTGATCCGACAATGTGTACACTGAATCACTTGTTGAACCGCATGAATCTTGCGCTTTTTTACTCGCTCCGCTTTTTCTTTGTCGGAAAGAAGCCGTTTGTCCCCTATGGATATGATTTCCGCCAAATCCCACCACCCGGATAAGAATTTGCTTGCGATTCTGGTTGATTTCGGCTGTCACAATACCACCGGGCCGTATGACTGTCAAACCATTTGCCGAGCGTCAAAATTGGAAATCCGCCTGCGGATTGATTGTAATACCGGCCAGGCCATGTTAATAACGTGTCACCTTCGACACGCAGGTTATAGAAAGGAAACGCTATGTCCGGATACGGATTTTACCCGAACTGCCTTCCGGTTCTCATCGGCAGCATTCCCATGAACGATCACTTGGCCGCCACGGAACTGGTGTTGGCCCATACCCCTGAAATTCCGCTTTGGGTTCAGCTTCCCGCCTTCCGGGAAGAAGGCATGATGGCCCAGTTTCTGCCGGGCATGCCGGGACTTACGGAAGATAAAGGACGGCTTTTCATTGACGCACAAGGTGACCGCTATGAAACAGAAGCTTTGGCGTTTTATGAGGCATTCATGGCGGAATCCGAGGCAGAACGGATCTGCGCATCATCGCGCTTCGCCTTGCAGCCGGATACCGCAAAGGGATTTTTTGTGCTGTTGGATCGAATTAAGGACCGTGAGCCCTTGCCGCTTGCCGTAAAAGGCCAGATCACGGGTCCGATTACGTTTGCCACCGGTGTGTGTGATGCAGCAGGGCGGGCTATTTTTTATAATGATCAGCTTCGGGATGCCGCGGTCAAACTCATTGCCATGAAAGCGCGCTGGCAGGCGCAACAGCTCAAGCAATTCGGAAAACCCGTGGTGATTTTCTTCGACGAACCGGCGCTTGCCGGATACGGCTCTTCGGCCTTTATCAGCATCTCCAGGGAAGATATTTCAACCTGCTTTGCAGAAGTGATCGAAGCCGTCCATAAGGAGGGCGCCGTGGCCGGTATTCATGTCTGCGCCAATGCGGACTGGTCCTTATTGCTCGAATCCGCCACGGATGTGATCAGTTTTGACGCGTACGCCTATTTTGATAAGCTGATTCTTTATGAAGGCCCGCTGCGGGGCTATCTTCAAAGAGGTGGTCTGCTTGCCTGGGGCATCGTGCCGACGGCCAACGCGGAAGACATTGATAAGGAAACCGTCGAAACGCTGACGGCTTCCTGGTGGGAAAAGGTCCGGCGCATTGAGGCATGCGGGATCAGTCGCGAAACCCTGCTGGCGCAGTCCTTTATCACCCCGAGTTGCGGTACCGGTTCCCTCAGCTTGGCCCATGCCAAAAAGGTATTGTCATTGACCCGGGCGGTATCGCAACAAATTCGAAAAACGAAAGCTCCGTCAAAATAGAGCGAAGCCAACAACCGGCCATGCAATGAGAAAGAAGATGCCATATGATGGAAAAACAAAAAGGGTATGTTCACGTCTATACGGGGGACGGCAAGGGAAAGACAACGGCGGCCTTAGGGGTGGCGATCCGCGCGGCGGGCCACGGCATGAAAACCTATATCGCGCAGTTCATGAAGGGAATGCCTTACGGAGAGCTGACCACCTTGGCACGAATACCCCAAATCACCATCCAGCAATATGGCGGTGATTGTTGTATTCGCAAAGAAGAGGTCACGCAATCCCATATCGATCAGGCAAAAGAGGGGCTGCGTCAGGCCCAAGCGGCCATGCTGTCGGGGGACTATGATATCGTTGTCCTGGATGAAATCAATGTGGCGGTCTGGTTCGGACTTCTCAGCGTTTCGGAAGTAATGCCGCTTTTCGCCCTGCGGCCGGCCCATCTGGAGTTGATTTTAACCGGCCGCCGAGCCCCTCGGGAATTTCTGGACCAAGCCGATCTCATCACCGAGGCGAAAAGCATCCGGCATTATTACGACAAGGGTATTCAAGCCAGAAAAGGCATCGAATACTAATAGTTGGCATCCGCATACTCCACCCAGCCGCCGGCCTTGACCAGCGCCCGATCGTAATCGGAAATGGAGAAGGTAACGGTTTCCGTGGTGCCGCCGGCGTGAAAAACAAAGGTGCCGGCTTCAAAATTCGTTGTGACCGTGGTGTCTTTTCCGGAGAATACGGTAAAAAGACGATTGATGGTCTCTTTCGGTAGTTCAACCGCCATCATGCCGCAATTGAACATGTTCTGGCGAAAAATTCGGGCAAAGCTGACGCCGATCACCAGAAAAATGTCGTTGACCTCCAGTGCCCAGGGCGCATGTTCCCGGGAAGAACCGCAGCCGAAATTTTCCCGGGTAAGCACCACCCGGGAGTCGGCAATGTCCTGTTTCTGATCAAACCCTTCAAGGGTAAGATCTTCCAGCAAATACGGCTTTAAGGCCTCCTTGGAAATTTCCGTCAGATATTTGGCCGGTATGATTTCATCCGTATTGATATCGGAGCGATCGAGAAACAGCACTTTTCCGCTGAAATTTTTCATGGCTTATCCTTTAAACAGGTCTGAATTGGTAATATGGCCAGCGATGGCGGATGCGGCCGCCGTTGCCGGGCTCATCAGGTGCACCATGCCGCCTTTTCCCATACGGCCGTTAAAATTCCGGTTCGTGGTGGACGCGCACACCTCGCCTTCCGCCAAGACCCCGTTGCTCATGCCGAGGCAGGCCCCGCAAGTGGGGTTGGTGACACAAAATCCGGCATTCATGAAGATCTCGAGAATGCCTTCCGCCATGGCCTGCTGAAAGATTTTCGGCGTGGCCGGAGAGACAATTCCCCGCACCGTCTTCGCAATGGTGTTGCCGCTCAATACCTGGGCCGCAACCCGCAGATCTTCAATTCTGCCATTGGTGCAAGAACCGATATAAACCTGGTCGATCGGCGTTCCGGCCAGTTCACTCACCGGTTTGACATTGTCCGGTTTAAAGCCGAAGGTTGCCTGCGGAGACAACCCACTGACATTCAACTCGATTTGCGCTTCATAGGGCGCATCCGGGTCCGCGCAGAACACCTGAAACGCGGCCAGCGCCGCTTCCTTTGATGCAACCTCATTCTGAATAAATTCCCAGAGGTAGTCCACCGTGGTCATGTCCGGCGCACAAATGCCGCAAGTGCCGCCGGCCTCGATAGCCATATTGCACAGCGTCATTCGGGCCTCCATGCTCATCGCCGCCACAACCGGTCCGTCAAACTCGATGACCTTGTTCGTGGCGCCGTTGACGCCGAGTTTGCCGATAAGGGCCAAAATAACATCTTTGGCAAAAACACCCGCTTTCAAGGTGCCGCGGATGGTTACCTTGATGGTTTCAGGATAGCGAAACGCACACACGCCTTTTAAAATTCCCACTTCCAGATCGGTGGTGCCCACGCCCGCAGCAAACGCACCAAAGGCCCCGTGCGTGCACGTGTGGGAGTCCCCCATAATCACGGTGAATCCGGGCCGAATAAACCCTTTTTCCGGAAACAGGGCATGGCAGACGCCGTTTTGGCCGATATCAAAAAAATCACTGATTCCCTGCCGACGCGCCCAATCCCGCAACATTTTGCCCTGTAGCGCGGTCTTTGAATCCTTGGCCGGGGTGACGTGATCAATGACGGCCTTGATTTTATTTGAATCAAACACCCGGTCCTTTCCCCGGCGAATGAGATCATCAATGGCGGTCGGGGTGGTAATTTCATGGCATAATACGGCATCGAGCCGAATGACATGAATATCGCCCGCCGGATTATCGACATGATGGGTATCAAATATTTTTTGAGCAATCGTTTTTCCCATGGAATTTTCCTTAATTATTCATGTTAATCCGTGTCCGTTTTGAGTACCGATAGAAACGCGGATTGAGGAATCATCACCTTGCCGACCATTTTCATCCGCTTTTTCCCTTTTTTCTGTTTTTCCAAAAGCTTTCGTTTCCGGGTGATATCACCCCCATAACATTTGGCCGTAACATCTTTTCGAAGCGGAGAGATGGTTTCCCGCGAAATGATATTGCCGCCGATAGCGCCCTGAATGGCGATCTTAAACATCTGTCGGGGAATCTCTTCTTTTAATCGTTCGCAAGCATTTCGGGCGCGCTGTACCGCCCGGTCTCGGTGAACCAGCATGGACAGCGCGTCCACTCGTTCGCCGTTTAGTAAAATGTCAGCCTTGACGAGGTCCGAATCTCGATAATCCTTGATTTCGTAATCAAAAGAGCCGTAGCCCTGCGTAATCGATTTTAACTTGTCGTAAAAATCATAGATAACTTCCGCGAGCGGTATTTCAAATATCATTTCCAGCCGGTTGCTGGTCAGATACTGATAGTTGACGCTGATGCCGCGCTTGTCAAGGCAAAGCTTCATGACCGCGCCCATATACCGGTCCGGCACAATAATGGCCGCGCGAATAAAAGGCTCCTGCGTATTTTCAATCAGCATCGGATCCGGATAAAGCGCCGGGTTGTCGATAATTTGGGTGGTGCCGTCCTTCATCAACAGCTTATACTGTACCGATGGCGCCGTTAGGATAAGCGAGAGGTCAAACTCCCGCTCCAGCCGCTCCTGAACGACTTCCAGGTGCAAAAGTCCCAAGAATCCGCACCGAAAGCCGAACCCGAGGGCCGCAGAGCTGTCTTTTTCATAAATCAGAGCGGAATCATTTAATTTCAGTTTCTCCAAACTCTCGGCAAGATCTGAATACGCATCCGATGCAACCGGGTAAATGGATGAAAACACAACCGGTTTTGCCTCTTTAAAGCCGGAAAGCGGCTTTTCGCAAGGCCTTTTGGCCAAGGTGACCGTATCCCCGCACCGGGTGTCACTGACGGTTTTGATGCCGGCGATCAGATAGCCCACCTGCCCGGCCGAAAGGGTTTTTTGAGGCACCCGCACAATTTGAAAAAGCCCCACTTCCTCTACCCGATGGACGGCCCGATTCCACATAAACATAATGGTGTCACCGGCTTTGAGTTCGCCATCGATCACACGCACATGAACGATGGTTCCCCGAAACGAATCGT contains:
- a CDS encoding UPF0182 family protein is translated as MDHKDGRMGWVRRRLGTVVGVFFLLGALLLISSFFTIDFLVDYWWFDSLGYAFYFLQRLLYRYLVFLIVTALFFFIFFFNFWMASRYLGTGSTPAEESKPRTKTYRHVLEMFRTGSMLVYIPVSLILAIVIALPLFEHWEAFLLFVFGPQAAIPDPVYGKDISYYLFSFPIYSLLQRRIVISFAVLSAGVFFLYWLERRLLKAQEQGLPKGATFHVCFLVLCVFGIEIWDFFLQRYGLLYTAIYEPLFSGPGYAEMRVILPFLYASIFLLAVTAISAAYFVLTRKGIKVVIVSAVLFSLALGARYSGILPKAANDYWVNPNAISKQTPYLMNNIDATLSAYNLKRVEMRQVTPAVVPEGIDEKMVQGIFRNIPVWDGELLNDVYEQLQELRTYYDFDKVDVSHYNVRGNNQQVFLAVREMNTAELPKGARNWVNDHLVYTHGYGAVMTPAGQGGDEPMTWFLKGIPLESEFGFKIEQPAVYFGMLNNYPYVIVPNDAGEFGYPKGDANVTEAYEGSKGVFINSALRKLMFAYFLKDSDVFFTTKTNKKSRILFRRNIQERIRTITPYIVLDRDPYAVVTKSNLYWMQDGYTTSQFYPNSATHGSGANRLNYIRNSVKVVVNAYDGTVNYYIFDTQDPVINAYRRMYPGLFKDAGQMPPELRSQVRYPKDLFDIQMVIYAKYHQTDPAVFYQQEDIWEVGIPELGSEKQQATRSYYLTLDMIEPNRFDFVLVSPIMPKGRANLRAMALAGSDASSYGKLIIYSFPKGELVYGPAQINSLINQDTMVSQQLTLWDQVGSQVARGNMIIFPIGRMLIYIQPVYLKSSTTLKIPELKRLIMTQGQVVVMEKSLEEAFTKMIERVKAETGRIDRRFAPLSSEPEPSTPPPAVAPPVTPPAEAIQPGNITGVLKLPDHTVIGVGRAGSG
- a CDS encoding RNA methyltransferase, whose translation is MTTFLSEQPSQSNDHLPPLPPPALTRRIKRHVVGEAHLFFAICAPGMESICADELLELGMDRENLRILPGGVEFTGRLPDCFLFHLHSRIATRILMRIGEFKATGFAALEKKGAEIPWELFIYPGFTVEISVTAKQSRLNHTGAIAERIERGVFTRLGSSRNREHALFSQRIFVRAVEDRFTLSLDASGEPLYKRGLKTHGGSAPLRETSAAAILRIAGYRPDLTLLDPMCGSGTFSLEAALMARNIPPGWFRAFAFMGWPAFREQQWAYLRRKAQAQVFDGKTAPIMASDISISACRRLTECLSTHDLLNMVQVRPMDFFDMSPATLPGMGENNGPGVIVLNPPYGRRLGSIQESAALLGKIGQKLKADFKGWRFALLSPVAAVDRRFPLPFTPRPFHHGGLTLTLMTGKIK
- a CDS encoding DUF362 domain-containing protein, with the protein product MAPATVIFKKARYDAALTSIVAEMLDALLGNSLQPGMRVLIKPNLLMASRPERAICAHPLVVRAAADYVLQKGGHCRIGDSPGIGSFEKILKDGEYHQALSDLDVTIAPFTVSTKIDIGPPFGRIDLCADVADADLIINIAKLKSHVQMRLTLGVKNLFGCVVGLKKTEWHMRVGVDRNLFARLLVQICQTVHPAVTLVDGILALEGQGPGKSGTPRPIGVLIGGNNPFAVDAAICRMLGTTPDTVPTHQAAKALELVPDIILTLGDAPMVTGFQFPVIAPLEFGPKLFRKFMRRHWVQRPVVNSAACSLCGKCHRHCPAGAIQIHRQQLQFDYDRCIRCYCCVEICKEGALSTRETPAGKLLRHLTAAGARLRARMHHMHSGGSRRCDNDPTAGQSR
- a CDS encoding single-stranded DNA-binding protein; protein product: MAGINKVILVGRLGRDPEIKYFPSGDAVCNFSIATSDTWKDKDTGEKKEKTEWHKIVAFRKLAETCGKYLSKGSMVYIEGRLQTRSWEKDGITRYMTEIEALNMQMLDRKEGTGNAGRPAGNDYGQQLPPSHFPEAPEDDIPF